A stretch of Brassica napus cultivar Da-Ae chromosome C6, Da-Ae, whole genome shotgun sequence DNA encodes these proteins:
- the LOC106350491 gene encoding glutathione S-transferase T3-like translates to MDFHPFTKSANFVDLLNSQQSVSSTQVPFLATEGIEDLHFAEASRNKERITWTPTDDVVLISSWLNTSKDAIIGNEQRSLAFWTRITAYYNASPKVAGCEKREASHCKNRWQKINDIVCKFCGAYEAAIRQKTKLRNDQKWCALSTAKKDGSSKKRMCEDDSEMMEHSATDDGGTKRPQGVKTMWGIKKQDLDMKERLSKMKLLDSLIAKPEPLAAYEEGLKKKLIDELMSN, encoded by the exons ATGGACTTTCATCCATTTACCAAGTCTGCAAACTTTGTTGATTTACTTAACAGTCAACAAAGTGTTTCTTCAACGCAAGTTCCCTTCTTAGCTACTGAAGGCATTGAAGATTTACACTTTGCTGAAGCCAGTcgtaataaagaaagaataaCCTGGACGCCTACAGACGATGTTGTTCTCATCAGCTCGTGGTTAAACACGAGCAAAGATGCAATAATAGGTAATGAGCAAAGGTCGCTTGCATTCTGGACAAGAATTACTGCGTACTACAATGCTAGTCCTAAGGTTGCTGGCTGTGAAAAGAGAGAGGCATCTCACTGCAAGAATCGTTGGCAGAAGATCAATGACATCGTTTGCAAGTTCTGCGGTGCATATGAAGCAGCTATCAGACAGAAAACGA AATTGCGTAATGACCAGAAGTGGTGCGCCTTGTCTACTGCTAAAAAAGATGGAAGCTCCAAGAAGAGGATGTGTGAGGATGATTCTGAGATGATGGAGCATTCTGCTACTGATGATGGAGGAACAAAGCGTCCTCAAGGTGTTAAG ACAATGTGGGGCATCAAGAAGCAGGATTTAGACATGAAAGAAAGGTTGTCCAAGATGAAGTTATTGGACAGTCTCATTGCTAAACCCGAACCTCTTGCGGCTTATGAAGAAGGTTTGAAGAAGAAACTCATTGATGAGTTAATGTCTAATTAG